Proteins co-encoded in one Salvia splendens isolate huo1 chromosome 4, SspV2, whole genome shotgun sequence genomic window:
- the LOC121797834 gene encoding probable CoA ligase CCL8, with protein MEVFKTSNHLVWLSLTTSCPCSYSYSPLRFLHSLTSMSIKVPNFSTSQTRLLSSVTHKSIVMELANKVSHRGSTSPDSIAIRSDKKCHTYRQLVEAAKNISKILSAADLKTVNGPGKNNHLAGARIGIVAKPSPEFVAGVLGTWFSGGVAVPLALSYPEAELLHVMNDADITMILSTEDHHELMKAVAAKTSSQLSLLTPVSSTGDDHNNSQETEVSQPQAISGDDPALIIYTSGTTGKPKGAVHTHEGILSQVQMLSDAWGYTSDDKFLHCLPLHHVHGMFNALLAPLYAGSMVEFMPKFSVRGIWQRWRESYPEGQTKADDAITVFTGVPTMYTRLIQGYESMEPELQTASATAARKLRLMMCGSSALPLPVMQQWESITGHRLLERYGMTEFVMALSNPLHGKRKGGTVGNPLPGVQAKLIAEDGSTDAESGDLYIKSPSLFKEYWKLPEVTKESFIDGGFFKTGDAARVDEDGYYIILGRTNADILKVGGYKLSALEIEAVLLEHPTISECCVLGLPDKAYGEAVTAIVIPDAEIKKKRDEELKPALSLEELSTWAKEKLAPYKIPTRLLLWESLPHNAMGKVNKKELKKKLSDE; from the exons ATGGAGGTATTTAAGACATCCAACCACTTGGTCTGGTTGAGCCTCACCACCTCTTGCCCTTGCTCTTATTCCTATTCACCTCTCCGATTCTTGCATTCTTTGACTTCTATGTCTATTAAAGTTCCAAACTTTTCCACCTCTCAGACTCGCTTGCTTTCTTCTG TTACACATAAGAGTATAGTCATGGAGCTGGCCAATAAGGTTTCCCATAGAGGATCTACATCTCCGGATAGTATTGCAATAAGATCGGATAAAAAATGCCATACTTATCGTCAGCTGGTTGAAGCTGCTAAGAACATATCTAAAATTTTATCCGCTGCTGATTTAAAAACT GTCAATGGCCCTGGGAAAAACAACCATCTTGCTGGAGCTCGTATTGGAATTGTTGCTAAACCTTCTCCCGAGTTTGTTGCTGGAGTGCTTGGAACATGGTTCAGTGGAGGTGTTGCAGTTCCCCTTGCACTCAGCTACCCGGAAGCAGAGCTTCTGCATGTGATGAATGATGCG GATATTACCATGATCCTGAGTACCGAAGATCATCATGAACTAATGAAAGCTGTTGCTGCCAAGACTTCTTCTCAATTATCCCTCCTTACCCCTGTTTCATCGACTGGAGATGATCACAATAATTCACAGGAAACTGAAGTTTCTCAACCTCAAGCGATTAGTG GAGATGATCCTGCACTGATCATCTATACAAGTGGCACGACAGGGAAGCCTAAAGGTGCTGTGCACACACACGAAGGTATATTATCACAG GTCCAAATGCTGTCTGATGCATGGGGATACACATCTGACGATAAGTTCTTGCACTGCCTTCCACTACATC ATGTGCACGGCATGTTTAACGCGCTGCTTGCTCCCTTGTACGCTGGTTCAATG GTTGAATTCATGCCGAAATTCAGTGTAAGGGGAATCTGGCAGAGATGGCGAGAATCTTACCCTGAAGGCCAAACAAAAGCTGACGATGCTATAACTGTGTTCACCGGA GTTCCAACCATGTACACACGTTTAATACAAGGGTATGAATCGATGGAACCTGAACTACAAACTGCTTCGGCTACAGCTGCAAGAAAGTTGCGTCTTATG ATGTGTGGCTCTTCGGCTCTCCCTCTTCCGGTAATGCAACAGTGGGAATCTATCACTGGCCACCGCCTTCTGGAACGGTATGGCATGACAGAG TTTGTCATGGCACTATCGAATCCCCTACATGGCAAGCGGAAGGGGGGTACCGTCGGCAATCCACTTCCTGGTGTTCAG GCCAAGCTCATTGCTGAAGACGGTAGTACTGATGCTGAATCTGGCGACCTCTACATAAAAAGTCCGTCGTTATTCAAGGAATATTGGAAGCTACCTGAG GTGACTAAGGAGTCGTTTATTGATGGTGGTTTCTTCAAAACTGGAGATGCCGCCAGAGTGGATGAAGATGGATACTATATCATCTTGGGAC GTACTAATGCTGATATTTTGAAGGTTGGTGGCTACAAATTATCTGCTCTAGAAATCGAGGCAGTTCTTTTAGAG CATCCAACTATTTCAGAGTGTTGTGTGTTGGGATTGCCAGACAAAGCCTATGGCGAAGCTGTAACTGCTATAGTGATACCCGATGCAGAGATTAAAAAGAAACGAGACGAGGAGTTGAAGCCTGCGTTATCTTTGGAAGAACTGTCCACATGGGCTAAAGAGAAACTTGCACCGTATAAG ATACCGACTCGTCTATTGCTGTGGGAATCGCTGCCTCACAATGCTATGGGAAAG GTGAACAAGAAGGAGCTCAAGAAGAAGCTATCTGATGAGTGa
- the LOC121797989 gene encoding transcription factor bHLH68-like isoform X4, which yields MMAGNPNWWSMHPQLIYGVSNSTNPSPSDLYHPSLDFPVMSWSQLLLSGEDERFQQQKKIEKWELEEEDNQVLNLNQSFTRNNIDIGDVKPHIYGHDQDQFLTTVLNFSGASSAAAESKNQQHNKEHSSESKGGVSKKARVQESAQPALKVRKEKLGDRITALHQLVSPFGKTDTASVLSEAIGYIRFLQSQIEALSSPYMGNAGHHQHSVQERNCLFPEEHSQDSQGQSDLRGRGLCLVPISCTQHVGNENGVDYWAPTAFGGGF from the exons ATGATGGCTGGAAACCCTAATTGGTGGAGCATGCATCCACAGCTCATCTATGGCGTCTCGAACTCCACGAATCCTTCGCCTTCCGATCTTTACCATCCTAGCCTCGATTTTCCGGTTATGTCTTGGAGCCAACTGCTTTT GAGTGGTGAAGATGAGAGATTTCAGCAGCAAAAGAAGATTGAGAAGTGGGAattagaagaagaagataatcaAGTCTTGAATTTGAACCAATCTTTTACAAGAAATAATATTGATATTGGTGATGTGAAGCCACATATTTATGGCCATGATCAAGATCAATTTCTCACCACAGTCTTGAACTTCTCCGgcgcctcctccgccgccgcggaGAGTAAAAATCAGCAGCACAATAAGGAGCATTCATCTGAG AGTAAAGGTGGGGTATCTAAGAAGGCTAGGGTTCAAGAGTCAGCACAACCAGCTTTGAAG GTGAGAAAGGAGAAGTTGGGGGATAGAATAACAGCTCTTCACCAACTTGTTTCTCCATTTGGGAag ACTGACACAGCTTCTGTCTTGTCTGAAGCCATTGGATACATTAGATTCCTTCAGAGTCAAATTGAG GCACTGAGCTCTCCATACATGGGCAATGCAGGACATCACCAACATTCT GTTCAAGAAAGGAATTGTTTGTTTCCCGAAGAGCATTCTCAG GATTCACAAGGTCAATCAGATTTGAGGGGTAGAGGACTTTGCTTAGTTCCGATTTCATGCACTCAACATGTGGGAAATGAGAATGGTGTTGATTATTGGGCTCCAACGGCGTTTGGTGGTggcttttga
- the LOC121797989 gene encoding transcription factor bHLH68-like isoform X3 has protein sequence MMAGNPNWWSMHPQLIYGVSNSTNPSPSDLYHPSLDFPVMSWSQLLLSGEDERFQQQKKIEKWELEEEDNQVLNLNQSFTRNNIDIGDVKPHIYGHDQDQFLTTVLNFSGASSAAAESKNQQHNKEHSSEKSKGGVSKKARVQESAQPALKVRKEKLGDRITALHQLVSPFGKTDTASVLSEAIGYIRFLQSQIEALSSPYMGNAGHHQHSVQERNCLFPEEHSQDSQGQSDLRGRGLCLVPISCTQHVGNENGVDYWAPTAFGGGF, from the exons ATGATGGCTGGAAACCCTAATTGGTGGAGCATGCATCCACAGCTCATCTATGGCGTCTCGAACTCCACGAATCCTTCGCCTTCCGATCTTTACCATCCTAGCCTCGATTTTCCGGTTATGTCTTGGAGCCAACTGCTTTT GAGTGGTGAAGATGAGAGATTTCAGCAGCAAAAGAAGATTGAGAAGTGGGAattagaagaagaagataatcaAGTCTTGAATTTGAACCAATCTTTTACAAGAAATAATATTGATATTGGTGATGTGAAGCCACATATTTATGGCCATGATCAAGATCAATTTCTCACCACAGTCTTGAACTTCTCCGgcgcctcctccgccgccgcggaGAGTAAAAATCAGCAGCACAATAAGGAGCATTCATCTGAG AAGAGTAAAGGTGGGGTATCTAAGAAGGCTAGGGTTCAAGAGTCAGCACAACCAGCTTTGAAG GTGAGAAAGGAGAAGTTGGGGGATAGAATAACAGCTCTTCACCAACTTGTTTCTCCATTTGGGAag ACTGACACAGCTTCTGTCTTGTCTGAAGCCATTGGATACATTAGATTCCTTCAGAGTCAAATTGAG GCACTGAGCTCTCCATACATGGGCAATGCAGGACATCACCAACATTCT GTTCAAGAAAGGAATTGTTTGTTTCCCGAAGAGCATTCTCAG GATTCACAAGGTCAATCAGATTTGAGGGGTAGAGGACTTTGCTTAGTTCCGATTTCATGCACTCAACATGTGGGAAATGAGAATGGTGTTGATTATTGGGCTCCAACGGCGTTTGGTGGTggcttttga
- the LOC121797989 gene encoding transcription factor bHLH68-like isoform X5: MMAGNPNWWSMHPQLIYGVSNSTNPSPSDLYHPSLDFPVMSWSQLLLSGEDERFQQQKKIEKWELEEEDNQVLNLNQSFTRNNIDIGDVKPHIYGHDQDQFLTTVLNFSGASSAAAESKNQQHNKEHSSEKSKGGVSKKARVQESAQPALKVRKEKLGDRITALHQLVSPFGKTDTASVLSEAIGYIRFLQSQIEEVQERNCLFPEEHSQDSQGQSDLRGRGLCLVPISCTQHVGNENGVDYWAPTAFGGGF; the protein is encoded by the exons ATGATGGCTGGAAACCCTAATTGGTGGAGCATGCATCCACAGCTCATCTATGGCGTCTCGAACTCCACGAATCCTTCGCCTTCCGATCTTTACCATCCTAGCCTCGATTTTCCGGTTATGTCTTGGAGCCAACTGCTTTT GAGTGGTGAAGATGAGAGATTTCAGCAGCAAAAGAAGATTGAGAAGTGGGAattagaagaagaagataatcaAGTCTTGAATTTGAACCAATCTTTTACAAGAAATAATATTGATATTGGTGATGTGAAGCCACATATTTATGGCCATGATCAAGATCAATTTCTCACCACAGTCTTGAACTTCTCCGgcgcctcctccgccgccgcggaGAGTAAAAATCAGCAGCACAATAAGGAGCATTCATCTGAG AAGAGTAAAGGTGGGGTATCTAAGAAGGCTAGGGTTCAAGAGTCAGCACAACCAGCTTTGAAG GTGAGAAAGGAGAAGTTGGGGGATAGAATAACAGCTCTTCACCAACTTGTTTCTCCATTTGGGAag ACTGACACAGCTTCTGTCTTGTCTGAAGCCATTGGATACATTAGATTCCTTCAGAGTCAAATTGAG GAGGTTCAAGAAAGGAATTGTTTGTTTCCCGAAGAGCATTCTCAG GATTCACAAGGTCAATCAGATTTGAGGGGTAGAGGACTTTGCTTAGTTCCGATTTCATGCACTCAACATGTGGGAAATGAGAATGGTGTTGATTATTGGGCTCCAACGGCGTTTGGTGGTggcttttga
- the LOC121797989 gene encoding transcription factor bHLH68-like isoform X1: MMAGNPNWWSMHPQLIYGVSNSTNPSPSDLYHPSLDFPVMSWSQLLLSGEDERFQQQKKIEKWELEEEDNQVLNLNQSFTRNNIDIGDVKPHIYGHDQDQFLTTVLNFSGASSAAAESKNQQHNKEHSSEKSKGGVSKKARVQESAQPALKVRKEKLGDRITALHQLVSPFGKTDTASVLSEAIGYIRFLQSQIEALSSPYMGNAGHHQHSEVQERNCLFPEEHSQDSQGQSDLRGRGLCLVPISCTQHVGNENGVDYWAPTAFGGGF; the protein is encoded by the exons ATGATGGCTGGAAACCCTAATTGGTGGAGCATGCATCCACAGCTCATCTATGGCGTCTCGAACTCCACGAATCCTTCGCCTTCCGATCTTTACCATCCTAGCCTCGATTTTCCGGTTATGTCTTGGAGCCAACTGCTTTT GAGTGGTGAAGATGAGAGATTTCAGCAGCAAAAGAAGATTGAGAAGTGGGAattagaagaagaagataatcaAGTCTTGAATTTGAACCAATCTTTTACAAGAAATAATATTGATATTGGTGATGTGAAGCCACATATTTATGGCCATGATCAAGATCAATTTCTCACCACAGTCTTGAACTTCTCCGgcgcctcctccgccgccgcggaGAGTAAAAATCAGCAGCACAATAAGGAGCATTCATCTGAG AAGAGTAAAGGTGGGGTATCTAAGAAGGCTAGGGTTCAAGAGTCAGCACAACCAGCTTTGAAG GTGAGAAAGGAGAAGTTGGGGGATAGAATAACAGCTCTTCACCAACTTGTTTCTCCATTTGGGAag ACTGACACAGCTTCTGTCTTGTCTGAAGCCATTGGATACATTAGATTCCTTCAGAGTCAAATTGAG GCACTGAGCTCTCCATACATGGGCAATGCAGGACATCACCAACATTCT GAGGTTCAAGAAAGGAATTGTTTGTTTCCCGAAGAGCATTCTCAG GATTCACAAGGTCAATCAGATTTGAGGGGTAGAGGACTTTGCTTAGTTCCGATTTCATGCACTCAACATGTGGGAAATGAGAATGGTGTTGATTATTGGGCTCCAACGGCGTTTGGTGGTggcttttga
- the LOC121797989 gene encoding transcription factor bHLH68-like isoform X2, with amino-acid sequence MMAGNPNWWSMHPQLIYGVSNSTNPSPSDLYHPSLDFPVMSWSQLLLSGEDERFQQQKKIEKWELEEEDNQVLNLNQSFTRNNIDIGDVKPHIYGHDQDQFLTTVLNFSGASSAAAESKNQQHNKEHSSESKGGVSKKARVQESAQPALKVRKEKLGDRITALHQLVSPFGKTDTASVLSEAIGYIRFLQSQIEALSSPYMGNAGHHQHSEVQERNCLFPEEHSQDSQGQSDLRGRGLCLVPISCTQHVGNENGVDYWAPTAFGGGF; translated from the exons ATGATGGCTGGAAACCCTAATTGGTGGAGCATGCATCCACAGCTCATCTATGGCGTCTCGAACTCCACGAATCCTTCGCCTTCCGATCTTTACCATCCTAGCCTCGATTTTCCGGTTATGTCTTGGAGCCAACTGCTTTT GAGTGGTGAAGATGAGAGATTTCAGCAGCAAAAGAAGATTGAGAAGTGGGAattagaagaagaagataatcaAGTCTTGAATTTGAACCAATCTTTTACAAGAAATAATATTGATATTGGTGATGTGAAGCCACATATTTATGGCCATGATCAAGATCAATTTCTCACCACAGTCTTGAACTTCTCCGgcgcctcctccgccgccgcggaGAGTAAAAATCAGCAGCACAATAAGGAGCATTCATCTGAG AGTAAAGGTGGGGTATCTAAGAAGGCTAGGGTTCAAGAGTCAGCACAACCAGCTTTGAAG GTGAGAAAGGAGAAGTTGGGGGATAGAATAACAGCTCTTCACCAACTTGTTTCTCCATTTGGGAag ACTGACACAGCTTCTGTCTTGTCTGAAGCCATTGGATACATTAGATTCCTTCAGAGTCAAATTGAG GCACTGAGCTCTCCATACATGGGCAATGCAGGACATCACCAACATTCT GAGGTTCAAGAAAGGAATTGTTTGTTTCCCGAAGAGCATTCTCAG GATTCACAAGGTCAATCAGATTTGAGGGGTAGAGGACTTTGCTTAGTTCCGATTTCATGCACTCAACATGTGGGAAATGAGAATGGTGTTGATTATTGGGCTCCAACGGCGTTTGGTGGTggcttttga
- the LOC121801185 gene encoding auxin-responsive protein IAA27-like: protein MSIPQEHDYIGLSEPLPSEKSSDKTTAAATPSSNVGRNGVFSLKETELRLGLPGSEAPERKGGIGIGIGIGVSLYGKDESDCVKSGAKRGFSDAINGAGKWGLSINGGSEVDLGKKGGLNGSSVKQEIQPVEERKNEAAANTAPASKAQVVGWPPIRSFRKNSLATNTPKKEDVGGKSGMGTGCLYVKVSMDGAPYLRKIDLKTYCSYTEISSALEKMFSCFTIGQCGQGLAAKEHISESHLMDLLHGSEYVLTYEDKDGDWMLVGDVPWEMFTDSCRRLRIMKGSDAIGLAPRTMQKCKSQN, encoded by the exons ATGTCTATACCTCAAGAGCACGACTACATAGGGCTATCGGAGCCGCTGCCATCGGAGAAAAGCTCCGATAAAACTACGGCGGCGGCGACTCCTTCCTCGAATGTGGGGAGAAATGGTGTTTTCAGCCTAAAAGAGACCGAGCTCCGTCTGGGATTGCCGGGGTCGGAAGCGCCGGAGAGGAAGGGCGGAATCGGAATCGGAATCGGAATTGGGGTTTCCCTCTATGGGAAGGATGAGAGCGATTGCGTGAAAAGCGGCGCGAAGAGGGGATTCTCCGATGCTATAAACGGTGCTGGGAAATGGGGATTGTCGATTAATGGCGGATCTGAAGTTGATTTAGGGAAAAAAGGTGGTTTGAATGGGAGCTCTGTGAAGCAGGAGATTCAACCTGTTGAGGAGAGGAAGAATGAAGCTGCTGCTAACACTGCCCCTGCTTCAAA GGCACAAGTAGTGGGATGGCCACCAATTCGATCTTTCCGGAAAAACTCCCTAGCCACGAATACACCGAAGAAGGAAGATGTTGGTGGGAAGTCGGGGATGGGGACTGGCTGCCTGTATGTTAAGGTCAGCATGGATGGCGCTCCGTACTTGAGGAAGATTGATCTCAAGACTTACTGCAGCTACACGGAGATTTCGTCTGCTCTAGAGAAGATGTTCAGCTGTTTCACCATAG GACAATGTGGGCAGGGGCTAGCAGCGAAAGAGCATATCAGCGAGAGCCACTTGATGGATCTTCTCCATGGGTCTGAATATGTGCTGACTTATGAAGATAAGGACGGGGATTGGATGCTCGTTGGTGATGTTCCATGGGA GATGTTCACGGATTCGTGCAGGAGGCTGAGGATCATGAAAGGCTCGGATGCCATCGGGTTAG CTCCAAGAACCATGCAGAAGTGCAAGAGTCAAAATTAG
- the LOC121797836 gene encoding uncharacterized protein LOC121797836 — translation MTTANKLLERALSIRRSPHATDSAAFFDDGAGDESKNRKHISIAMRITNFLTRTGYLWPVLIIALLIVIIVSVIIGSRDLVCISASTSDHISRLSFFGFDARESDFGSLGVPWCRSKHGKDVEWTSKDLLIGLEEFIPIYETRPIKNNMYGMGFDHSFGLWFVTRWLKPDLMIESGSFKGHSTWVLRQAMPYKPIVSISPRHPEKYLKKGPAYVDGNCTYFAGKDFVDFGSMDWGKVMRKYGIKDRSRVLVFFDDHQNELKRLKQALKASFKHLIFEDNYDTGTGDHYSLRQICDQFYIRGGGHSCFKDSDEARIRFRRRKFWEKAADIDELCGAGEAWWGVRGQMRDDFNHSNKAITYGEHFRNSRFVESVLDVYWELPPVAGPSLTHQTRYDPARTATPIVEDGRYSLFRKLGLSQLDPSVFNGYTQMVYLQVSKPET, via the exons ATGACCACGGCGAACAAGCTGCTCGAGAGAGCCCTATCAATACGGCGGTCGCCTCACGCGACGGACAGCGCCGCGTTCTTCGATGATGGCGCCGGCGACGAGTCGAAGAACCGCAAGCACATTTCAATCGCGATGCGGATCACCAATTTCCTCACCCGAACCGGATATCTGTGGCCCGTTCTCATCATCGCCCTGCTAATCGTGATTATCGTCTCCGTCATCATCGGCTCGCGTGATTTGGTCTGCATCTCGGCTTCCACCTCCGATCACATCTCGCGGCTGAGTTTTTTCGGATTTGATGCGCGGGAGTCGGATTTCGGATCTCTAGGTGTTCCTTGGT GCAGATCGAAACATGGAAAAGATGTAGAATGGACATCCAAGGATTTGCTGATTGGACTTGAAGAGTTCATACCAATATATGAAACCCGGCCCATTAAGAACAACATGTATGGAATGGGTTTCGACCACAGTTTCGGACTTTGGTTTGTCACGAGATGGTTGAAACCAGACTTGATGATTGAAAGTGGTTCCTTTAAAGGGCATTCAACTTGGGTTTTGAGGCAAGCAATGCCATATAAACCTATTGTGTCAATTTCGCCTCGCCATCCTGAGAAGTACCTTAAGAAGGGACCTGCTTATGTTGATggaaattgcacatattttgCTGGGAAAGACTTCGTAGATTTTGGAAGCATGGACTGGGGAAAAGTAATGCGAAAATATGGGATCAAAGACCGCAGTCGGGTTCTTGTCTTCTTCGATGACCACCAAAATGAACTGAAGAG ATTAAAGCAAGCACTGAAAGCTAGTTTCAAGCATCTAATTTTTGAAGACAACTATGATACTGGGACTGGAGATCATTACTCGCTCAGACAAATATGTGATCAATTTTATATAAGAG GTGGCGGGCATAGCTGCTTCAAAGATAGTGATGAAGCTAGAATAAGATTCCGGAGGAGGAAATTTTGGGAGAAAGCAGCTGACATAGACGAGCTATGTGGGGCAGGAGAGGCATGGTGGGGCGTGAGAGGGCAGATGCGCGATGATTTTAACCACAGCAACAAGGCAATTACATATGGTGAGCATTTTAGAAATAGTAGATTCGTGGAGTCAGTTCTGGATGTTTACTGGGAGCTACCCCCAGTGGCTGGCCCTTCACTTACGCATCAGACTAGATACGACCCAGCACGCACCGCCACCCCTATTGTAGAAGACGGTAGATACAGCTTGTTCCGGAAGCTTGGCTTATCACAGCTCGATCCTTCTGTATTTAATGGATACACACAAATGGTATACCTTCAGGTATCTAAACCTGAAACATAA
- the LOC121797837 gene encoding protein JINGUBANG-like has protein sequence METPSSLDDGPPNPSFDLRGRTLKFPRSASSKEAPRSDLPAVSLPPRLSFATAASLPLHHSQPSTPRLSSKLDPDAASSTCRCVSSVLKKDGQILCIASANGLVYTGSQSNAVGVWKMPEFTECGQLKTRASMVVALQVSNDRVYAAYADCKIRVWRRTWEGAVKHVRIATVPAAGSFLRGYITGHDKTSKHLAPISSLAINTADDILYSASLDKTVKVWRITDFKCIETILAHPDPVNAIAVADDGVLYTASDDATVRVWRRNFCSGSRPHSLTVTLPTKHSPVKALALTSDGGVLYAGCTDGYVHYWLKGWFSGQLQYGGALPGHTHAVLCLAGAGPYVVTGSADSMSRVWVREAGGFHSCIAVLKGHRGPVRCVTAFSDRLASDDAGEEGCTVCTGSLDGVLKVWRVRNAATQTHDSAPNARDYFELT, from the exons ATGGAAACCCCTTCCTCCCTCGACGACGGCCCGCCCAATCCCTCCTTCGACCTTCGCGGCCGAACCCTAAAATTCCCGCGCAGCGCCTCCTCCAAAGAGGCGCCGCGCTCAGACCTCCCAGCCGTCTCCCTCCCCCCGCGCCTCAGCttcgccaccgccgcctccctccccctccaccaCTCCCAGCCCTCCACCCCCCGCCTCTCCTCCAAGCTCGACCCCGACGCCGCCTCCTCCACCTGCCGCTGCGTCTCCTCCGTGCTGAAAAAGGACGGCCAGATCCTCTGCATCGCCTCTGCCAACGGCCTCGTCTACACTGGCTCGCAGTCCAACGCCGTCGGCGTGTGGAAGATGCCGGAGTTCACCGAGTGCGGCCAGCTCAAGACGAGAGCGAGCATGGTCGTCGCGCTGCAGGTCTCCAACGATAGGGTTTACGCCGCCTACGCGGACtgcaaaattagggtttggagACGCACGTGGGAAGGGGCCGTCAAGCACGTTCGGATAGCGACCGTCCCCGCGGCCGGGAGTTTTCTACGGGGGTATATCACTGGCCATGATAAGACg TCGAAACATCTAGCGCCAATCTCGTCGCTAGCAATCAACACCGCCGACGACATTTTGTACTCGGCGTCGCTAGACAAAACCGTCAAAGTGTGGCGAATCACCGACTTCAAGTGCATCGAGACGATCCTGGCCCACCCCGATCCGGTCAACGCCATCGCCGTCGCGGACGACGGCGTCCTCTATACGGCCTCGGACGACGCCACCGTGAGGGTGTGGCGGCGCAACTTCTGCAGCGGGTCCCGCCCCCACTCCCTCACGGTGACGCTCCCGACCAAGCACTCCCCCGTCAAGGCCCTGGCCCTCACTTCCGACGGGGGCGTGCTCTACGCCGGGTGCACGGACGGCTACGTGCACTACTGGCTTAAAGGGTGGTTCTCGGGGCAGCTCCAGTACGGCGGCGCGCTCCCGGGGCACACGCACGCCGTCTTGTGCCTGGCCGGCGCGGGCCCCTATGTGGTCACCGGGTCCGCAGACTCGATGAGCCGGGTTTGGGTCAGGGAGGCCGGCGGGTTCCACTCGTGCATCGCGGTGCTGAAGGGGCACCGCGGGCCCGTCAGGTGCGTCACCGCCTTCTCTGATCGTCTGGCGTCAGACGATGCAGGGGAGGAGGGATGCACTGTGTGCACGGGGAGCCTTGATGGCGTGCTTAAGGTGTGGCGGGTTAGGAATGCCGCCACACAAACTCATGATTCGGCGCCAAATGCTCGTGATTATTTTGAATTGACTTGA